The DNA sequence GATTATAGAGCTCCATATTGCTTTGCTCCTCTTTTCAATGCCTCCTCCAAAAACCCACCCGAAAGTGGATCTTTCTACAAGAGAGTATGGATCTTGTCGTTGTATTCTCTTTTACATCCTTTGGGGATAACTTGAGCtgtttaatataaaattgatgTAGAACTCCACTTAGAGTTATTGGAGACAGAGAAAAAGAGGGTGGGAAATTATTGTCTAAGTGTGTAGAAGAACTAAAAAAGAAAGGAGTAGAATTTAATAGTTTGAAAAAAAGTTGATGCCTAAGAAACCAAGAGTTTGCCGGTGGAAACGAAGGTGGTAAGGAAGTGGTCTACAAGGGATTTTGTTACTATGTTTTTCTTCACCATCTCATGTTTGGTCTTGGTGTTGATGAGAATCATTGTATAGTAAAaacttttgaagattttgaatttgattatggtCGAAGATTTTTTGTTGTTACTGCTTAATTGAGTAGCACTTGAAAATGGTATAACATTTAGTTATACTAATTATGATTTGAGAAActtattattatgaaaaaaaaaattaacatgaaCTAGATATTTGAACTAAaactttctaaattttattttatttttcatactttTCCTAACGTAAATTGCATTTTTCAGCTCCTAATTGCATATATGttgtttaataaaatgtttGAGAGAAATGGATTAATGCATATTTGTGTGTGAGAATATTTTCTTTAGATATTTCTAACTTAATTAGGAGTATTAtggtttttttatattttagtaaCAACAATGTTTATAGAAGAATCTTCAATTTGGATTGATTATAAAATTCTGAAATGTttgattataaaattacatgaactaatttattaattatgctaaaactcggtaattaaagtataatttaacttaaactttaataatagatatatatttttaagatttataaCATTCACCCAAATCTACCaaagatattaattaaaaaaataattaaagtttagtaattaaattaaaatagaaaaaaatctaaatttaaatttacttttaagtGAAAATTACCCTTTTTAGGCCATCTCGAACCCTTTGCACCATTTTTTGCATTATTCTGATGCTTTGCACTAAAATAGTTCAATATTATCTTCAACTTTCTGCACCATTTTtaatatcaaaaaaatattttatttatattcttctctctctttaatattatatgtcactcaaaaaatttatataattttatatattcactctaaatatttatatattttatattttcatccaatattcaaatatttaattattttataaatatgttataaataaataaatttattataaatattatttataattgtgaatatattaatttaaattaaattttaataattataaaatataaaataaattaaaaatataataaattatgagtgaaaaaaaaacttaattgaaaatatatataaattttaaattatattataaattaaaaaaatagaaaaagatataaattttgaattatattataaattaaaaaaaaaaaaaagaaaatagcgCTGCTACAGTATCACACCATATTTGACGTAACACTGTAGCGCAGCGCCAAAATCTCCAACGCTAAAATAGAATTTAGTAGTGCAGTGCCAAAATCTCCAACGCTAAAATAGAATTTGGCGCAGCGTTGGTGAAGATGCCTTAATTTGGTGGGTCTGATCAATTTTACTTTACTTCTACGTTGGACTTCCTAATTGTAATTGGGCTACACAATGTAAATCTACATCCAGTCCTTGAAAAAATGCAACTTGCTGTGAGATTGATAGAAAAAAGAAGAGATTGACATATTGATTAAGAATATATAACATGTAATCCATCAAACATATAGTTGAATTGAACTTATCTAAATGGGTATCAACTTTGCATTTCTTTCATTCAAGGGGAATCATCACACCATCTTGAGAAATATCAAGTTAACAAACTAAACAGTCTAACTCACAGGCTTCTTTTATCGTTAAATTACAAGCACACTAGCAAAGATATCAATAGTCATTCCAAAGATGTTGACACTGGCGGATCTCATCAACTAAAGCTTACTTGACCGTCCATAACATCATGGAACAAGAAGAATCTTTCCGATATGCTGGCTACTTTCCAGGAGTCGATGAGCCTCTGCTGCCTCAGCTAATGGAAAATGTTTATAGACCACAGGCTTCACCTTGCCTTCAACAATGGCAGGCCAAACATTCTTCTCCACCTCATTCACAATTTCTGCTTTGTTTTCTGCACTTCTACCTCGCAAGCCGGCCGCTGCATAGGCATTTATCAATAAACATATTATATAGTTACATTTCAATGCAGATTTATAACTCGCATACAGCTCAAACACACATCAGAATCATGCTAGAATTTGCACAGTAACTCAATATTGTAGTCAATCATGTTCATATGGATATAAATGGAGAATCTGGGTGACGCAACTACTAGAAGCAAAAATATCAACAACTTTGGTGGAGATGGGGACATAAACTCACACAAAGTCATTTATCTATGGAACATAAACTCAGAATAAATGAAAGGACTTCAGTCATACCTTGCACTGTGAGGCGTTTAGCCAACAAAATAGACAGATTTAATTCTGTCACAGCTCCACCCATGAACCCAATGATAAAAAGCCTTCCACCAACATTCAAGCTGTCTAGGTTTCTCTGGAAATAGGATGCTCCAATACAATCCAAAATAACATCTACACCTGATATTGATAATAATACAGAAggttttagaaaagaaaatctcAGTGCCTTTATCCATTGAGGAACTGAAGACCATTGACAGATTGCACTTTGCACATGTAAACCATTAAATTTATGATGCCTATAAAAAGCACAAACCTTTCCCTCCAGTTTCTTCCTTTACTCGTGCAACAAAGTCCTCTGTTTTGTAATTGATGCACACATCAGCTCCTAGTTCCTTACAAACAGCTAATTTTTCCTCACTGCCTGATgatcaaaggaaaaaaaaaataaaaaaaactagctTGTACTGTTTCCATAGAAAATCAAGGAATTTTATGAAATATGCAGTCTGACCTGCAGTGACAAATACCCTAACCCCTTGATATTTAGCTATCTGAATTGCAAAAGTACCAATCCCACTAGAACCTCCATGAACCTGGAATTTAAATGGACATCAACTTAAGCAGTTCGCCACACACTAAAGAATCCATGTagaaaaaaatacatttaacAAGGTATAAGATGATATATAGATCTAAGTAACCCAACAATCATACTTAGTGAAACTGCACCACTTCAATGAGCACAAATTGTAGAATACCAGCAAAAATCTAAGCATAGAGTAAGATCAGAAGTTTACCAGAAACGTTTCCCCAGCAGACAACCGACTCATCATAAAAACAGTGGACCAAACAGTACATGCCACCTCAGGGAAACCACCAGCATCCTTGAGGGAAATGCCTGGTGGGACAGGAAGAATCTGTCCGGCTGGAACAGCCACTTTCTCCGCATAGCCTCCTCCA is a window from the Manihot esculenta cultivar AM560-2 chromosome 16, M.esculenta_v8, whole genome shotgun sequence genome containing:
- the LOC110603685 gene encoding quinone oxidoreductase PIG3 is translated as MKAVVITSLGGPEVLQLQEVDDPQIKDDEVLIKVEATAVNRADTLQRIGKHPPPKGASPYPGLECSGTIEAVGKLVSRWKVGDQVCALLSGGGYAEKVAVPAGQILPVPPGISLKDAGGFPEVACTVWSTVFMMSRLSAGETFLVHGGSSGIGTFAIQIAKYQGVRVFVTAGSEEKLAVCKELGADVCINYKTEDFVARVKEETGGKGVDVILDCIGASYFQRNLDSLNVGGRLFIIGFMGGAVTELNLSILLAKRLTVQAAGLRGRSAENKAEIVNEVEKNVWPAIVEGKVKPVVYKHFPLAEAAEAHRLLESSQHIGKILLVP